Proteins encoded in a region of the Burkholderia ubonensis subsp. mesacidophila genome:
- a CDS encoding class I SAM-dependent methyltransferase, whose translation MRLMRDDGPTLTPALRVTMLRALGHAEPDASVRCGDHLAQRFLDDETRMLLRMRRAMLNRFEATAPGLYGYVVARTRFFDEVVARSVDAGVRQFVLIGAGYDSRAWRFDAPASLTFYEVDTPDVHRAKAERAAAAALAAPANRIVPIDPQPDAGSLVARLEAAGVDWTAPFTVMAEGVLYYLDPAFLEGLLYALRARRAPAGACVAFDYLDGAVLVNPAGYYGGEQVKLMERDEGVTFRFCASRDAIRDRCAAAGLVVTHDHDAAEIERRFLTRTDGTEAGRAVGGFHLCCAQFE comes from the coding sequence ATGCGACTCATGCGTGACGACGGGCCGACCCTGACGCCGGCGCTGCGCGTGACGATGCTGCGCGCGCTCGGTCACGCCGAGCCGGATGCTTCGGTGCGCTGCGGCGATCATCTCGCGCAGCGTTTCCTCGACGACGAGACGCGCATGCTGCTGCGCATGCGCCGCGCGATGCTGAACCGCTTCGAAGCCACGGCGCCCGGCCTGTACGGCTACGTGGTGGCGCGCACGCGCTTTTTCGACGAGGTGGTCGCGCGCAGCGTCGACGCCGGCGTCCGGCAGTTCGTGCTGATCGGCGCCGGATACGACTCGCGCGCGTGGCGCTTCGACGCGCCGGCGTCGCTGACGTTCTATGAGGTCGATACGCCCGACGTCCATCGGGCGAAGGCCGAGCGGGCCGCCGCGGCGGCCCTTGCGGCGCCGGCGAACAGGATCGTGCCGATCGATCCGCAACCGGATGCGGGCAGCCTCGTCGCGCGGCTCGAGGCGGCCGGCGTCGACTGGACGGCGCCGTTCACGGTGATGGCCGAGGGCGTCCTCTATTACCTCGACCCGGCGTTCCTCGAAGGCCTGCTCTACGCGCTGCGCGCGCGTCGCGCGCCGGCGGGCGCCTGCGTGGCGTTCGACTACCTCGACGGCGCCGTGCTGGTGAATCCGGCCGGGTACTACGGCGGCGAACAGGTGAAGCTGATGGAGCGCGACGAGGGCGTGACATTCCGCTTCTGCGCGTCCCGGGATGCGATTCGCGACCGCTGCGCGGCCGCGGGACTCGTGGTCACGCACGACCACGACGCGGCGGAGATCGAGCGCCGCTTCCTGACGCGCACCGATGGCACGGAAGCGGGCCGGGCCGTGGGCGGCTTTCATCTCTGCTGCGCGCAGTTCGAATGA
- a CDS encoding MFS transporter: MSSINSLHPPLGDTVEPRRWTMLAILLCGIFLAPLDFFIVNVALPAIQHELHATSAQLQLIISTFAASYAVFLIIGGRLGDLYGRSRVFTIGLLGFVASSIMCGLAPTITFLIVGRALQGLSAAVMVPQGLATVNVIFPAQEKPRAFSVYAATYGFASAAAQIIGGLLISLDILHLGWRAIFLLNVPVGIAVVCIATPVLPKLAGLTGRKLDVKGVILLALALASLIVALIEGREAGWPWWSFGLLVVAFPLLLLGFWKHEQRVARGGWPLVDPEALRIPSVRLGLGAALFFYSIAVMFLLLAIYLQDGLGEDPFTAGLRFAPFGIGFFLGPLCAPRATRITGAWTVVLALLVEVAALLAAAWEVWSALPGSTAALVPLLFLIGFGQGLAMPMLLRVILAEAPAHLSGLMSGMINSTFQISAALGVAVIGSVYYAWLGAGTGPGAIGPAFAVALVCVAACLGVSALLLAMMIRTKKAAA; encoded by the coding sequence ATGAGCTCGATCAATTCCCTGCATCCGCCGCTGGGCGACACGGTCGAGCCGCGTCGTTGGACGATGCTCGCGATCCTGTTGTGCGGCATCTTCCTCGCGCCGCTTGATTTCTTCATCGTCAATGTCGCGCTGCCGGCGATTCAGCACGAATTGCATGCGACATCCGCCCAATTGCAGTTGATCATCTCGACGTTCGCCGCGTCGTATGCGGTGTTCCTGATCATCGGCGGACGGCTCGGCGACCTGTACGGCCGCTCGCGCGTCTTCACGATCGGGCTCCTGGGTTTCGTCGCGTCGTCGATCATGTGCGGGCTCGCGCCGACGATTACCTTCCTGATCGTGGGACGGGCGTTGCAGGGGCTGTCGGCGGCGGTGATGGTGCCGCAGGGGCTGGCGACGGTCAACGTGATCTTCCCCGCGCAGGAAAAGCCGCGCGCATTCTCGGTCTACGCGGCGACCTACGGTTTCGCGTCGGCCGCCGCGCAGATCATCGGCGGCTTGCTCATCTCGCTCGACATCCTGCACCTGGGGTGGCGGGCCATCTTCCTGCTGAACGTGCCGGTCGGCATCGCCGTCGTCTGCATCGCGACGCCGGTCCTGCCCAAGCTTGCCGGGCTGACGGGGCGCAAGCTCGACGTGAAAGGCGTGATCCTGCTGGCGCTGGCGCTCGCCTCGCTGATCGTGGCGCTGATCGAAGGCCGCGAGGCCGGTTGGCCGTGGTGGTCGTTCGGGTTGCTCGTGGTCGCCTTTCCGCTCCTGCTGCTGGGCTTCTGGAAGCACGAGCAACGGGTCGCGCGCGGCGGCTGGCCGCTGGTCGACCCGGAGGCCTTGCGGATTCCGTCGGTCAGGCTGGGATTGGGCGCGGCCCTGTTCTTCTACTCGATCGCGGTCATGTTCCTGTTGCTGGCCATCTACCTGCAGGACGGGCTTGGCGAGGACCCGTTCACCGCCGGCCTTCGCTTCGCGCCGTTCGGCATCGGCTTCTTCCTCGGGCCGCTTTGCGCGCCGCGCGCCACGCGGATCACGGGCGCCTGGACAGTCGTGCTGGCCCTGCTCGTCGAAGTCGCGGCGCTGCTCGCGGCGGCATGGGAGGTGTGGTCGGCCCTGCCCGGGTCGACCGCCGCGCTGGTGCCGCTGCTGTTCCTGATCGGCTTCGGCCAGGGGTTGGCGATGCCGATGCTGCTGCGCGTGATCCTCGCGGAAGCGCCCGCGCATTTGTCGGGCCTGATGTCGGGCATGATCAATTCGACGTTTCAGATCAGCGCGGCGCTCGGCGTGGCCGTGATCGGCAGCGTGTACTACGCGTGGCTCGGCGCGGGCACCGGGCCGGGCGCAATCGGCCCGGCTTTCGCCGTGGCGCTCGTTTGTGTTGCCGCATGCCTCGGCGTGTCGGCACTGTTGCTGGCCATGATGATTCGCACGAAAAAAGCAGCGGCATAG
- a CDS encoding class I adenylate-forming enzyme family protein: MYSMYDLLRFHGRSRPGAALLRLEDRQVEYGEMLARVDTVRAQLLDAGIRPGHRVAVCCAESDDYVAALIAVWSIGATAAPIEPQLEHAMQQTLLEVSRANWRVEIAADGAQVPTVTALEPPDAAPWYPGAEAPAQLLFTSGSSGKPKAVMLTQESLLAASLECANSVNLTAADVQLTTVPFWHAYGQNRGLNATLYAGACIAPVFDDDLSKRLAALARIEPTVLLSMASFYGFLAFAKRPLGSRIRVAVSGAAPLPEPIKERFERLYGIPLLRTYGLTEFLLISCERLGERRAPHGVGYPARGVEVRIVGDGDTPLGDPDAAGRILVRGCPAMQGYLGRPDKRITDDGWLDTEDIGVLNDDGLRVLGRASSFVKRSGYKVYPVEVQTVLASHPDVIDVAVAPFNSAFGTEELAAQVVVRDKTQIDADALLQFCRERMPDYKVPSRCTIVDAVTKLPSGKPDLVRITRDATHA; this comes from the coding sequence ATGTATTCGATGTACGACCTTTTGCGCTTTCATGGACGCTCGCGCCCGGGTGCGGCGCTCCTGCGCCTCGAGGACCGGCAGGTCGAGTACGGCGAGATGCTCGCGCGCGTCGACACCGTGCGTGCGCAACTGCTCGACGCAGGGATCCGGCCGGGCCATCGTGTCGCGGTTTGCTGCGCCGAGTCCGACGATTACGTCGCGGCGCTGATCGCCGTCTGGTCGATCGGCGCGACCGCCGCGCCGATCGAGCCGCAGCTCGAGCACGCGATGCAGCAGACGCTGCTCGAGGTGTCGCGCGCGAACTGGCGGGTGGAGATCGCGGCCGACGGCGCGCAGGTGCCGACCGTCACCGCGCTCGAACCGCCCGACGCCGCGCCGTGGTATCCGGGCGCCGAAGCGCCCGCGCAGCTGCTGTTCACGTCGGGCAGCAGCGGCAAGCCGAAGGCGGTCATGCTGACGCAGGAGAGCCTGCTGGCGGCCAGTCTCGAATGCGCGAACAGCGTGAACCTGACCGCCGCGGACGTGCAGTTGACGACCGTGCCGTTCTGGCACGCGTATGGCCAGAATCGCGGCCTGAACGCGACGCTGTACGCCGGCGCATGCATCGCGCCGGTGTTCGACGACGACCTGTCGAAGCGGCTCGCGGCGCTGGCGCGCATCGAGCCGACGGTGCTGCTGTCGATGGCGAGCTTCTACGGCTTCCTGGCGTTCGCGAAGCGTCCGCTCGGCTCGCGGATCCGCGTCGCGGTATCGGGCGCGGCGCCGCTGCCGGAGCCGATCAAGGAGCGCTTCGAGCGGCTTTACGGCATCCCGCTGCTGCGCACGTATGGCCTGACCGAATTCCTGCTGATCAGCTGCGAGCGGCTCGGCGAGCGGCGCGCGCCGCACGGGGTGGGCTATCCGGCGCGGGGCGTCGAGGTGCGCATCGTCGGGGACGGCGACACGCCGCTCGGCGATCCCGACGCGGCGGGCCGGATCCTCGTACGCGGCTGCCCGGCGATGCAGGGCTACCTCGGCCGTCCGGACAAGCGCATCACGGACGACGGCTGGCTCGACACCGAGGACATCGGCGTGCTCAACGACGACGGGCTGCGCGTGCTGGGGCGCGCGTCGTCGTTCGTCAAGCGCTCCGGCTACAAGGTCTACCCGGTCGAGGTGCAGACGGTCCTCGCGTCGCATCCGGACGTCATCGACGTGGCCGTGGCGCCGTTCAACAGCGCGTTCGGCACGGAGGAGCTCGCCGCGCAGGTGGTCGTCAGGGACAAGACGCAGATCGACGCCGACGCGTTGCTGCAGTTCTGCCGCGAGCGGATGCCCGACTACAAGGTGCCGTCGCGCTGCACGATCGTCGACGCGGTGACCAAGCTGCCGTCCGGCAAGCCCGACCTGGTGCGGATCACGCGGGATGCGACTCATGCGTGA
- a CDS encoding non-ribosomal peptide synthetase, translating to MTTDLVRNDGFPLDDMQMAYYVGEQPGLPLATTARFLREMAFPPMDAQRIENAWNALIRRHDMLRAVLGADGQQRVLPAVPHYPVERRDLAQADDAAMRRGQEDLREAMWETRLPLDAWPQFDVRMLVEPTGVRLFLRFNLWTLDAISMQILLAELLALCDAPDTPLPPVRDTFRRYIEQRTASRNTRGARARDYWAKRAHALPPGPDLPLDKGAGEIARKPTFVHLCASLPAADWQRFSTFAEQQRVTPTFAIIAAYAGALARWSSRRHFTITILLSKRPFADGDMEQVVGNFGTTLLLEIDLRQPTSFADFARAVQKQFWKDVANIDVSGIEVAREVNRAQGSALRLVAPVTFTSMMASNNLSDAQQAALKRLRHVGSRLDVPQVLLDHQVAEEPQGDLTMNWDYVGEAFAPGVIDDMFDAFVGSLRQLAESERDWTDAPYRAPLPAPQQRAWDTLNATQCDFPDLLLDDLVEAAVRAHPDNVAVVCGGRRITYATLWAAAGALARRLSAAGVCEGRVAVTLPKSAEQLVAVLAIVRAGAAYVPIDPSLPTQRQNELLARSSAVAVVTTPALAETRAWPANLPVVAVTAPEDALADEAGGGAQAPARARSSRDIAYVIFTSGSTGTPKGVVIDHRGAVNTILDINRRLAVGERDRVLALSSLSFDLSVYDIFGLLATGGAVVVPTPAELGNPTEWARLVNDTGVTLWNSVPALFQLGVDAARDLGTPMPTLRHVMMSGDWIPLPLPEQGRRMAPAARIHSLGGATEVSIWSVIHEIGELDPQWPTIPYGRPLANQQAYVLDDQFQPCPLWKTGELYLAGAGVARGYLGDVERTRERFLTAVIDGQVLYRTGDLARLRPGGDLEFLGRCDHQIKLRGFRIELGEIEAALTSCAGVGGAVVKALGGADADKQLVAFATAEPGAGVVPQSLRAALQDTLPAYMIPSAIHVLDALPLTANGKVDHAALTELHARSAAQAGAPARRGAGDAASGSATALSLAPLWEEILGVGAVGADDGFFALGGTSFQALQLVGKVRERFGATLTLDAFTSTLTLQGLADLIDSKPGATGAAQPVIVLRQAGAGETEASLSLFCIHAVGGAAHAYMPLGAHLPAGVRMFGIQRTDATPDEAERSSIEALADDYADRIRRAAPTGPMALLGWSMGAAVAVETARRLVAAGRDVCLTALIDPYYLPADAARPPVRDADPAPMLEAFCRDLAGIAGLRYAPPERALAQQARDDDARFAAYMADLVDQKVLPADPPVAHLRRVFDTFSRNLGALYAYRPTSCDVDVLLLRATHALSPEATALRPWTPAARTVDEHAFDCDHFAIMRAPLIERVASLVTDRLVLERA from the coding sequence ATGACGACTGACCTTGTGCGGAACGATGGCTTTCCGCTCGACGACATGCAGATGGCCTACTACGTCGGCGAGCAGCCCGGCCTGCCGCTCGCCACGACGGCTCGATTCCTGCGCGAGATGGCGTTTCCGCCGATGGACGCGCAGCGCATCGAGAACGCGTGGAATGCGTTGATCCGGCGCCACGACATGTTGCGCGCGGTCCTGGGCGCGGATGGGCAGCAGCGTGTGCTGCCGGCCGTGCCGCACTACCCGGTCGAGCGGCGGGACCTCGCGCAAGCGGACGACGCAGCGATGCGTCGCGGCCAGGAGGACTTGCGCGAGGCGATGTGGGAGACCCGCCTGCCGCTCGACGCATGGCCCCAGTTCGACGTGCGGATGCTGGTCGAGCCGACCGGCGTGCGCCTGTTCCTGCGCTTCAACCTGTGGACGCTCGATGCGATCAGCATGCAGATCCTGCTGGCCGAGCTGCTGGCGCTGTGCGACGCGCCGGACACGCCGCTGCCGCCCGTGCGCGACACGTTCCGGCGCTACATCGAGCAACGCACGGCGTCGCGGAACACGCGCGGCGCCCGCGCCCGCGACTACTGGGCCAAGCGCGCGCATGCGCTGCCGCCCGGCCCCGACCTGCCGCTCGACAAGGGGGCCGGGGAAATCGCGCGGAAGCCGACCTTCGTGCATCTTTGCGCGAGCCTGCCCGCGGCCGACTGGCAGCGCTTCAGCACGTTCGCGGAGCAGCAGCGCGTGACGCCCACGTTCGCGATCATCGCCGCGTATGCGGGCGCGCTCGCGCGCTGGAGCAGCCGCCGCCACTTCACGATCACGATCCTGCTGTCGAAGCGGCCGTTCGCCGACGGCGACATGGAACAGGTCGTCGGCAACTTCGGCACCACGCTGCTGCTCGAGATCGATCTGCGGCAGCCGACCTCGTTCGCCGATTTCGCGCGCGCGGTGCAGAAGCAGTTCTGGAAGGATGTCGCGAACATCGACGTGTCGGGCATCGAGGTGGCGCGCGAGGTCAATCGCGCGCAGGGCTCCGCGCTGCGTCTCGTGGCGCCCGTCACCTTCACGTCGATGATGGCCAGCAACAACCTGAGCGACGCGCAGCAGGCCGCGCTCAAGCGGCTGCGACACGTCGGCAGCCGGCTCGACGTGCCGCAGGTGCTGCTCGATCACCAGGTCGCCGAGGAGCCGCAAGGCGACCTGACGATGAACTGGGATTACGTCGGCGAGGCGTTCGCGCCCGGCGTGATCGACGACATGTTCGACGCCTTCGTCGGCAGCCTGCGGCAACTCGCCGAATCGGAGCGCGACTGGACGGACGCGCCGTACCGGGCACCGCTGCCGGCGCCGCAACAGCGCGCGTGGGACACGCTCAATGCGACGCAGTGCGACTTTCCGGACCTGCTGCTCGACGACCTGGTCGAGGCTGCGGTGCGCGCGCATCCGGATAACGTGGCCGTCGTGTGCGGCGGCCGGCGCATCACCTACGCGACGCTGTGGGCGGCCGCGGGCGCGCTGGCGCGCCGGCTGTCCGCCGCCGGCGTGTGCGAGGGGCGGGTGGCGGTCACGCTGCCGAAAAGCGCCGAGCAGCTTGTCGCGGTGCTGGCGATCGTGCGTGCGGGCGCCGCGTATGTGCCGATCGACCCGAGCCTGCCGACGCAGCGCCAGAACGAACTGCTCGCGCGCTCGTCAGCCGTGGCGGTCGTGACGACCCCGGCGCTGGCGGAAACGCGCGCATGGCCGGCGAATCTGCCGGTCGTCGCGGTCACCGCGCCGGAGGACGCACTCGCCGACGAAGCGGGCGGCGGCGCGCAGGCGCCCGCGCGCGCACGCAGTTCGCGGGACATCGCCTACGTCATTTTCACGTCGGGTTCCACCGGCACGCCCAAGGGCGTCGTGATCGACCACCGCGGCGCGGTCAACACGATCCTCGACATCAACCGGCGGCTCGCGGTCGGCGAGCGCGACCGGGTGCTCGCGCTGTCGTCGCTGAGCTTCGACCTGTCGGTGTACGACATCTTCGGCCTGCTGGCCACGGGCGGCGCGGTCGTCGTGCCGACTCCGGCCGAGCTCGGCAATCCGACCGAATGGGCGCGCCTCGTGAACGACACGGGCGTGACGCTGTGGAACTCGGTTCCCGCGCTGTTCCAGCTGGGCGTCGACGCGGCGCGCGACCTGGGTACGCCGATGCCGACCTTGCGCCACGTGATGATGAGCGGCGACTGGATTCCGCTGCCGTTGCCGGAGCAGGGCCGGCGCATGGCGCCGGCGGCGCGCATCCACAGCCTGGGCGGCGCGACCGAGGTGTCGATCTGGTCGGTCATTCACGAGATCGGCGAACTCGATCCGCAATGGCCGACCATTCCGTATGGCCGGCCGCTGGCCAACCAGCAGGCTTACGTGCTCGACGACCAGTTCCAGCCGTGCCCGCTCTGGAAGACGGGCGAGCTGTACCTGGCGGGCGCGGGCGTCGCGCGCGGCTATCTCGGCGACGTCGAGCGCACGCGCGAGCGGTTCCTGACCGCCGTGATCGACGGACAGGTGCTCTATCGCACCGGCGACCTCGCCCGGCTGCGCCCGGGCGGCGATCTCGAGTTTCTCGGCCGCTGCGATCACCAGATCAAGCTGCGCGGCTTCCGGATCGAGCTCGGCGAGATCGAGGCGGCGCTGACGTCGTGCGCGGGCGTGGGCGGCGCGGTCGTCAAGGCGCTGGGCGGCGCCGACGCGGACAAGCAGCTGGTGGCGTTCGCGACGGCCGAGCCTGGCGCGGGCGTCGTGCCGCAGTCGCTGCGCGCCGCGCTCCAGGACACGTTGCCTGCCTACATGATCCCGAGCGCGATCCACGTGCTGGACGCATTGCCGCTGACCGCGAACGGCAAGGTGGATCACGCGGCGCTGACCGAGCTGCACGCGCGCAGCGCGGCGCAGGCCGGGGCCCCGGCCCGGCGCGGCGCCGGCGACGCGGCGTCCGGTTCCGCGACGGCGCTTTCGCTCGCGCCTCTGTGGGAAGAGATTCTCGGCGTCGGCGCGGTCGGCGCGGACGACGGCTTCTTTGCGCTGGGCGGCACCTCGTTCCAGGCGCTGCAGCTCGTCGGGAAGGTTCGCGAGCGTTTCGGCGCGACGCTGACGCTCGACGCGTTCACGTCGACGCTGACGCTGCAGGGGCTCGCCGACCTGATCGACAGCAAGCCCGGTGCGACGGGCGCGGCACAGCCCGTGATCGTGCTGCGGCAGGCGGGCGCCGGCGAAACCGAAGCGTCGTTGTCGCTGTTCTGCATCCACGCGGTCGGCGGCGCGGCGCACGCGTACATGCCGCTCGGCGCACATCTGCCCGCGGGCGTGAGGATGTTCGGCATCCAGCGCACCGATGCGACGCCCGACGAGGCCGAGCGGTCGAGCATCGAGGCGTTGGCCGACGACTACGCGGACCGGATCCGGCGCGCCGCGCCCACGGGGCCCATGGCGCTGCTGGGCTGGTCGATGGGCGCGGCGGTCGCCGTCGAGACCGCGCGGCGCCTCGTGGCGGCGGGTCGCGACGTATGCCTGACCGCGCTGATCGATCCGTACTACCTGCCGGCCGATGCGGCCCGGCCGCCCGTACGCGACGCGGATCCGGCGCCGATGCTCGAGGCGTTCTGCCGCGACCTCGCGGGCATCGCGGGCCTGCGCTACGCGCCGCCGGAGCGCGCGCTCGCGCAGCAGGCGCGCGACGACGACGCGCGTTTCGCGGCCTACATGGCGGATCTGGTCGACCAGAAGGTGCTGCCGGCCGATCCGCCGGTCGCACACCTGCGCCGCGTCTTCGACACGTTCTCGCGCAACCTGGGCGCGCTCTATGCGTACCGCCCGACGTCCTGCGACGTCGACGTGCTGCTGCTGCGCGCGACGCACGCGCTGTCGCCCGAGGCGACCGCGCTGCGCCCGTGGACGCCGGCGGCCCGGACGGTCGACGAGCACGCGTTCGATTGCGACCATTTCGCGATCATGCGCGCGCCGCTGATCGAGCGGGTGGCGAGCCTCGTCACCGACCGGCTCGTGCTCGAGCGCGCGTGA
- a CDS encoding MupA/Atu3671 family FMN-dependent luciferase-like monooxygenase translates to MSWSDDAVGTRQLIARVAFDPREAHEPPDAPTPIDFSLFFFGAHADATQGADYAFYLDAARFADRHGFDSVWTPERHFHEVGGFYPNPATLSAALAVITERVKLRAGSVALPLHQILRVAEEWAVVDCLSHGRAGVSIATGWHPRDFVLAPERFATRREDRVQGIELLRKLWAGDAITLEDGQQTATPIRIFPRPVQATLPLSVTATGNPDTFEYAGRIGAGVLTHLWDQSIGKLSENIEAYRAALAAAGHAPDAGRVTVMVHTFVSYDLDRTLAKCKPSFVQYMKKHIDLLRPALPPGEDIEQFSERELDAIAEFAFKRYSRTAALIGTPQSCATIVDQLRAAGVDEIACLVDWLAPEDSRGGLEPLSVLKDLARSRASRIEALRDYCREHLPDALQPDVIVEAHA, encoded by the coding sequence GTGTCGTGGTCCGACGACGCGGTCGGGACGCGGCAACTGATCGCGCGCGTCGCGTTCGATCCCCGGGAGGCGCACGAACCACCCGATGCGCCGACGCCGATCGACTTCAGCCTGTTTTTCTTCGGCGCGCACGCGGACGCGACGCAAGGCGCCGATTACGCGTTCTATCTCGATGCGGCCCGGTTCGCCGACCGGCACGGCTTCGATTCGGTGTGGACGCCCGAGCGGCACTTCCACGAAGTGGGCGGGTTCTATCCGAACCCGGCCACGCTGAGCGCTGCGCTGGCCGTGATCACTGAGCGCGTGAAACTGCGGGCCGGCAGCGTTGCGCTGCCGTTGCACCAGATCCTGCGCGTCGCCGAGGAATGGGCGGTCGTCGACTGCCTGTCGCACGGCCGCGCGGGGGTGTCGATTGCCACCGGATGGCACCCGCGCGACTTCGTGCTCGCGCCGGAGCGCTTCGCGACCCGCCGCGAGGATCGCGTGCAGGGCATCGAGCTGCTCAGGAAGCTGTGGGCCGGTGACGCGATCACGCTCGAGGACGGCCAGCAGACCGCCACGCCGATCCGGATCTTTCCCCGGCCGGTGCAGGCGACGTTGCCGCTGTCGGTGACGGCGACCGGCAACCCCGACACGTTCGAATACGCGGGGCGCATCGGCGCCGGCGTGCTCACGCATCTGTGGGACCAGAGCATCGGCAAGCTGAGCGAGAACATCGAGGCGTATCGCGCGGCGCTGGCCGCCGCGGGCCATGCGCCGGACGCCGGGCGCGTGACGGTGATGGTGCATACGTTCGTCTCGTACGACCTCGATCGGACGCTGGCCAAATGCAAGCCGTCGTTCGTCCAATACATGAAGAAACACATCGATCTGCTGCGACCCGCATTGCCGCCCGGCGAGGACATCGAGCAGTTCTCCGAACGGGAGCTCGACGCGATCGCGGAATTCGCGTTCAAACGCTACTCGCGGACCGCCGCGCTGATCGGCACGCCGCAGAGTTGCGCGACGATCGTCGATCAGCTGCGCGCGGCGGGCGTCGACGAAATCGCGTGCCTGGTCGACTGGCTTGCGCCCGAGGATTCGCGCGGCGGTCTCGAACCGCTGAGCGTCCTGAAGGACCTCGCGCGCTCGCGCGCGAGCCGGATCGAAGCGCTCCGGGACTACTGCCGCGAGCATCTGCCGGACGCGTTGCAGCCCGACGTGATCGTGGAGGCGCACGCATGA
- a CDS encoding acyl-CoA dehydrogenase family protein: protein MSELQQATDSGALLASADDIAERLARLHASGHADTDLPADLMAAMVEGGLLQVLQPRCFGGFEAAPDLFFDVQRRLARASMSAGWLVGVLGLQAWQLALFERRAQEDVWLANPRAVIASSFMPVGRVEPTADGWLLSGSWRYASGCRFSDWAMLGAWLDDGAGGREHCALLVPRADYDIRRDWQAIGLRATGSHSIVVEQARVPRHRIFRGSDGFRCVCPGHALHANPLYRIPFGQLFGLTIALPGVGALEGALDACVARIGREPATAAPHAKLAIALAASAAAECRASAARNLAALVEAARAATIPDLPRRAALRLDAAQILGKCVTAVGELFRTQGLGAVDASQPLARAWTDINTASLHTANSVPRFGGVLGAALAGLDAHDPLL from the coding sequence ATGAGCGAACTGCAACAAGCGACCGACAGCGGCGCGCTGCTCGCCAGCGCCGACGACATCGCCGAGCGGCTGGCGCGCCTGCACGCGAGCGGGCACGCCGACACCGACCTGCCCGCCGACCTGATGGCGGCGATGGTCGAGGGCGGACTCCTGCAAGTGCTGCAACCGCGGTGCTTCGGCGGGTTCGAGGCAGCGCCGGACCTCTTCTTCGACGTGCAGCGCCGGCTCGCGCGGGCCTCGATGTCGGCGGGCTGGCTCGTCGGCGTGCTGGGCCTGCAGGCGTGGCAACTGGCGCTGTTCGAGCGCCGCGCGCAGGAGGACGTATGGCTTGCGAATCCGCGCGCCGTGATCGCGTCGTCATTCATGCCGGTCGGGCGCGTCGAGCCGACCGCCGACGGCTGGCTGCTGTCCGGTAGCTGGCGCTATGCGTCCGGCTGCCGCTTCAGCGACTGGGCGATGCTCGGCGCATGGCTCGACGACGGCGCGGGCGGCCGCGAACATTGTGCGCTGCTGGTGCCTCGTGCGGACTATGACATCCGCCGTGACTGGCAGGCGATCGGGCTGCGGGCGACCGGCAGTCACAGCATCGTGGTCGAACAGGCGCGCGTGCCGCGGCACCGGATCTTCCGTGGGTCGGACGGCTTCCGCTGCGTCTGTCCGGGGCATGCGCTGCACGCGAATCCGCTCTACCGGATCCCGTTCGGCCAGCTGTTCGGGCTGACGATCGCGCTGCCCGGCGTGGGCGCCCTGGAAGGCGCGCTCGACGCGTGCGTCGCGCGCATCGGGCGCGAGCCCGCGACGGCCGCGCCGCACGCGAAGCTGGCGATCGCGCTCGCCGCGTCGGCCGCGGCCGAATGCCGGGCGAGCGCCGCGCGCAATCTCGCGGCGCTCGTCGAAGCGGCCCGCGCGGCGACGATTCCCGACTTGCCGCGCCGCGCCGCGCTGCGCCTCGATGCGGCGCAGATCCTGGGCAAGTGCGTGACGGCCGTCGGCGAGCTGTTCCGCACGCAGGGCCTGGGCGCCGTCGACGCGAGCCAGCCGCTCGCGCGCGCATGGACCGACATCAACACGGCCAGCCTGCATACCGCCAACAGCGTGCCCCGTTTCGGCGGCGTGCTCGGCGCGGCGCTGGCCGGCCTCGACGCGCATGATCCGCTGCTGTAG